Proteins co-encoded in one Oreochromis aureus strain Israel breed Guangdong linkage group 3, ZZ_aureus, whole genome shotgun sequence genomic window:
- the LOC120439488 gene encoding histone H2B 1/2, which produces MPEPAKSAPKKGSKKAVTKTAGKGGKKKRKTRKESYAIYVYKVLKQVHPDTGISSKAMSIMNSFVNDIFERIAAEASRLAHYNKRSTITSREIQTAVRLLLPGELAKHAVSEGTKAVTKYTSSK; this is translated from the coding sequence ATGCCTGAACCCGCCAAGTCAGCGCCCAAGAAGGGCTCCAAGAAAGCCGTGACCAAGACCGCCGGCAAGGGCggcaagaagaagagaaagaccAGGAAGGAGAGCTACGCCATCTACGTGTACAAGGTGCTGAAGCAGGTCCACCCCGACACCGGGATCTCCTCCAAAGCCATGAGCATCATGAACTCGTTTGTCAACGACATCTTCGAGCGCATCGCTGCCGAGGCATCTCGCCTGGCCCACTACAACAAACGCTCCACCATCACGTCCAGGGAGATCCAGACCGCAGTGCGCCTGCTCCTCCCCGGTGAGCTGGCCAAGCACGCCGTGTCTGAGGGCACCAAGGCCGTCACCAAGTACACCAGCTCCAAATAA